A stretch of Cucumis sativus cultivar 9930 chromosome 2, Cucumber_9930_V3, whole genome shotgun sequence DNA encodes these proteins:
- the LOC101208885 gene encoding protein NSP-INTERACTING KINASE 3 isoform X1: MEPHFLFSIPLFLLFPLLHLASATLSPSGVNFEVVALMAIKYDLLDPHNVLENWDSNSVDPCSWRMVTCSPDGYVSVLGLPSQSLSGVLSPGIGNLTKLESVLLQNNDISGPIPATIGKLENLQTLDLSNNLFSGQIPSSLGDLKKLNYLRLNNNSLTGPCPESLSKVEGLTLVDLSYNNLSGSLPKISARTFKIVGNPLICGPNNCSAIFPEPLSFAPDALEENLGFGKSHRKAIAFGASFSAAFIVLVLIGLLVWWRYRHNQQIFFDVNDQYDPEVRLGHLRRYTFKELRAATDHFNPKNILGRGGFGIVYKGCLNDGSLVAVKRLKDYNTAGGEIQFQTEVEMISLAVHRNLLKLFGFCSTESERLLVYPFMPNGSVGSRLRDRIHGQPALDWAMRKRIALGTARGLVYLHEQCDPKIIHRDVKAANILLDEDFEAVVGDFGLAKLLDHRDSHVTTAVRGTVGHIAPEYLSTGQSSEKTDVFGFGILLLELITGQKALDFGRGANQKGVMLDWVKKLHQEGKLNMMVDKDLKGNFDRVELEEMVQVALLCTQFNPSHRPKMSEVLKMLEGDGLAEKWEASQHIETPRCRPCENPPQRYSDYIEESSLIVEAMELSGPR, encoded by the exons ATGGAACCACATTTTCTGTTTTCCATacccctttttcttcttttcccacTCCTCCATCTTGCTTCTGCTACGCTGTCTCCTTCTGGTGTTAACTTTGAAG TCGTAGCGTTGATGGccataaaatatgatttattagATCCCCACAATGTTCTGGAGAACTGGGATTCTAATTCTGTGGATCCTTGCAGCTGGAGAATGGTCACCTGTTCTCCAGATGGATATGTTTCTGTTTT GGGGCTACCTAGCCAGAGTTTGTCCGGGGTCTTATCACCTGGGATTGGAAACCTCACCAAGTTGGAATCTGT GTTGCTTCAGAACAATGACATTTCAGGACCAATTCCTGCAACCATCGGAAAGTTAGAGAACCTCCAGACTCTTGATCTCTCCAACAATTTATTTAGTGGCCAAATACCCAGTTCCCTCGGAGACCTGAAGAAGCTGAATTATTT GCGACTGAATAACAACAGCCTAACTGGACCTTGTCCTGAATCTCTATCCAAAGTTGAAGGTCTCACGCTCGT GGACCTTTCATACAACAACTTGAGTGGCTCCTTACCCAAAATATCAGCAAGAACATTCAA GATTGTTGGTAACCCTCTGATCTGTGGTCCAAACAACTGTTCTGCTATCTTTCCAGAGCCATTGTCGTTTGCCCCAGATGCTCTTGAAG AAAATCTGGGGTTTGGTAAGAGCCACCGCAAGGCAATTGCTTTTGGGGCAAGTTTTAGTGCTgcatttattgttttagtcCTTATTGGACTACTTGTCTGGTGGAGATACAGACACAACCAGCAGATTTTCTTTGATGTAAATG ATCAATATGACCCAGAGGTACGGTTGGGTCATTTGAGAAGGTACACATTCAAGGAACTTAGGGCAGCAACTGATCACTTTAACCCTAAGAATATCTTGGGAAGAGGTGGGTTTGGAATTGTGTACAAGGGATGCTTAAATGATGGGAGTCTGGTAGCGGTTAAAAGGCTGAAGGATTATAACACAGCTGGTGGGGAGATCCAATTTCAGACTGAAGTAGAGATGATAAGCTTAGCTGTACACCGAAATCTCCTCAAGCTTTTTGGCTTTTGTTCTACTGAGAGCGAAAGACTTCTGGTTTACCCTTTCATGCCCAACGGCAGCGTTGGATCTCGTCTAAGAG ATCGTATCCATGGGCAGCCGGCTCTAGATTGGGCAATGAGAAAGAGAATAGCCTTGGGCACAGCTAGGGGATTGGTATACTTGCACGAGCAGTGTGACCCCAAAATTATTCATCGTGATGTCAAGGCCGCCAACATTCTCCTTGATGAAGACTTCGAGGCCGTCGTAGGAGACTTTGGGTTGGCCAAACTTTTGGATCACAGGGATTCTCATGTTACTACAGCGGTGCGTGGCACTGTTGGCCATATTGCCCCAGAATACTTATCAACGGGCCAATCCTCAGAAAAGACTGATGTTTTTGGGTTTGGAATCTTGCTTTTGGAGTTGATTACTGGTCAGAAGGCTCTGGATTTTGGTCGAGGAGCAAACCAGAAAGGCGTGATGCTCGATTGG gTGAAAAAGTTGCATCAGGAAGGGAAGCTGAATATGATGGTGGATAAAGATCTAAAGGGTAACTTCGACAGAGTTGAGTTAGAGGAAATGGTCCAGGTTGCCCTGTTGTGCACTCAATTCAATCCTTCTCACCGACCCAAAATGTCTGAAGTGTTAAAAATGTTGGAAGGCGATGGTTTAGCTGAGAAATGGGAAGCATCACAGCACATTGAAACGCCAAGATGTCGACCGTGTGAGAATCCACCTCAACGGTACTCAGATTATATAGAAGAATCTTCTCTTATTGTAGAAGCGATGGAGCTTTCAGGCCCCAGATGA
- the LOC101208885 gene encoding protein NSP-INTERACTING KINASE 3 isoform X2 codes for MEPHFLFSIPLFLLFPLLHLASATLSPSGVNFEDPHNVLENWDSNSVDPCSWRMVTCSPDGYVSVLGLPSQSLSGVLSPGIGNLTKLESVLLQNNDISGPIPATIGKLENLQTLDLSNNLFSGQIPSSLGDLKKLNYLRLNNNSLTGPCPESLSKVEGLTLVDLSYNNLSGSLPKISARTFKIVGNPLICGPNNCSAIFPEPLSFAPDALEENLGFGKSHRKAIAFGASFSAAFIVLVLIGLLVWWRYRHNQQIFFDVNDQYDPEVRLGHLRRYTFKELRAATDHFNPKNILGRGGFGIVYKGCLNDGSLVAVKRLKDYNTAGGEIQFQTEVEMISLAVHRNLLKLFGFCSTESERLLVYPFMPNGSVGSRLRDRIHGQPALDWAMRKRIALGTARGLVYLHEQCDPKIIHRDVKAANILLDEDFEAVVGDFGLAKLLDHRDSHVTTAVRGTVGHIAPEYLSTGQSSEKTDVFGFGILLLELITGQKALDFGRGANQKGVMLDWVKKLHQEGKLNMMVDKDLKGNFDRVELEEMVQVALLCTQFNPSHRPKMSEVLKMLEGDGLAEKWEASQHIETPRCRPCENPPQRYSDYIEESSLIVEAMELSGPR; via the exons ATGGAACCACATTTTCTGTTTTCCATacccctttttcttcttttcccacTCCTCCATCTTGCTTCTGCTACGCTGTCTCCTTCTGGTGTTAACTTTGAAG ATCCCCACAATGTTCTGGAGAACTGGGATTCTAATTCTGTGGATCCTTGCAGCTGGAGAATGGTCACCTGTTCTCCAGATGGATATGTTTCTGTTTT GGGGCTACCTAGCCAGAGTTTGTCCGGGGTCTTATCACCTGGGATTGGAAACCTCACCAAGTTGGAATCTGT GTTGCTTCAGAACAATGACATTTCAGGACCAATTCCTGCAACCATCGGAAAGTTAGAGAACCTCCAGACTCTTGATCTCTCCAACAATTTATTTAGTGGCCAAATACCCAGTTCCCTCGGAGACCTGAAGAAGCTGAATTATTT GCGACTGAATAACAACAGCCTAACTGGACCTTGTCCTGAATCTCTATCCAAAGTTGAAGGTCTCACGCTCGT GGACCTTTCATACAACAACTTGAGTGGCTCCTTACCCAAAATATCAGCAAGAACATTCAA GATTGTTGGTAACCCTCTGATCTGTGGTCCAAACAACTGTTCTGCTATCTTTCCAGAGCCATTGTCGTTTGCCCCAGATGCTCTTGAAG AAAATCTGGGGTTTGGTAAGAGCCACCGCAAGGCAATTGCTTTTGGGGCAAGTTTTAGTGCTgcatttattgttttagtcCTTATTGGACTACTTGTCTGGTGGAGATACAGACACAACCAGCAGATTTTCTTTGATGTAAATG ATCAATATGACCCAGAGGTACGGTTGGGTCATTTGAGAAGGTACACATTCAAGGAACTTAGGGCAGCAACTGATCACTTTAACCCTAAGAATATCTTGGGAAGAGGTGGGTTTGGAATTGTGTACAAGGGATGCTTAAATGATGGGAGTCTGGTAGCGGTTAAAAGGCTGAAGGATTATAACACAGCTGGTGGGGAGATCCAATTTCAGACTGAAGTAGAGATGATAAGCTTAGCTGTACACCGAAATCTCCTCAAGCTTTTTGGCTTTTGTTCTACTGAGAGCGAAAGACTTCTGGTTTACCCTTTCATGCCCAACGGCAGCGTTGGATCTCGTCTAAGAG ATCGTATCCATGGGCAGCCGGCTCTAGATTGGGCAATGAGAAAGAGAATAGCCTTGGGCACAGCTAGGGGATTGGTATACTTGCACGAGCAGTGTGACCCCAAAATTATTCATCGTGATGTCAAGGCCGCCAACATTCTCCTTGATGAAGACTTCGAGGCCGTCGTAGGAGACTTTGGGTTGGCCAAACTTTTGGATCACAGGGATTCTCATGTTACTACAGCGGTGCGTGGCACTGTTGGCCATATTGCCCCAGAATACTTATCAACGGGCCAATCCTCAGAAAAGACTGATGTTTTTGGGTTTGGAATCTTGCTTTTGGAGTTGATTACTGGTCAGAAGGCTCTGGATTTTGGTCGAGGAGCAAACCAGAAAGGCGTGATGCTCGATTGG gTGAAAAAGTTGCATCAGGAAGGGAAGCTGAATATGATGGTGGATAAAGATCTAAAGGGTAACTTCGACAGAGTTGAGTTAGAGGAAATGGTCCAGGTTGCCCTGTTGTGCACTCAATTCAATCCTTCTCACCGACCCAAAATGTCTGAAGTGTTAAAAATGTTGGAAGGCGATGGTTTAGCTGAGAAATGGGAAGCATCACAGCACATTGAAACGCCAAGATGTCGACCGTGTGAGAATCCACCTCAACGGTACTCAGATTATATAGAAGAATCTTCTCTTATTGTAGAAGCGATGGAGCTTTCAGGCCCCAGATGA
- the LOC101210768 gene encoding protein trichome birefringence-like 2, giving the protein MDPRKLGFPEQILSPRRRVVPGFGLGISLSLIVLSFLLLYTSSHGKFFFSLYDQPPSVDSLFSSWSFSFSSPSFSPFTPNSSNLPTYDDPSLPSQFPPFPNHTHRHNNATLQLNPHSPNASLFPPNATLFDIPELDTQHNFPPSNSTSLNTNTTRYPKDTNHSSNAQGNMPSQPNGGATNSSHTIEISNNTQPLLTSDDSFYEDCDIFDGEWVRDDSKPYYPLGSCPFIDRDFDCDLNKRPDDGYVKWKWQPYGCNIPSLNATHFLEVLRGRSLVFVGDSLNRNMWESLVCILRHSVSDKKKVYEISGRTEFKKKGFYAFRFEDYNCSVDFVSSPFLVRESSFKRKNGTIETLRLDLMDPTTEMYRDSDVLVFNTGHWWTHDKTSRGEDYYQEGNHVHSKLKVLEAFKRALTTWGRWIDNNVDKNRTLVFFRGYSYSHFSGGEWNSGGQCNIETEPIYNKTHLGKYPKKMRALEYVIQEMKTPVSYLNITRLTHYRKDAHPSIYRMEYKTEAEKRAGLRVQDCSHWCLPGVPDTWNELLYASVLRMAKRYWNN; this is encoded by the exons ATGGACCCCAGGAAACTTGGATTCCCCGAGCAGATTCTATCTCCGAGGAGAAGAGTTGTTCCTGGATTTGGTCTTGGcatttccctttctcttaTTGTTCTTAGCTTTCTTTTGCTCTACACTTCTTCTCACGgcaaatttttcttctctctttatGATCAACCCCCTTCCGTtgattctctcttttcttcttggtctttctctttctcttctccttccttctCTCCTTTCACTCCTAATTCCTCCAACTTGCCCACCTATGATGATCCTTCCCTCCCTTCCCAATTCCCCCCATTTCCCAATCACACTCATCGTCACAACAATGCCACCCTTCAACTCAATCCCCATTCCCCCAATGCCTCTCTGTTTCCTCCAAATGCAACTCTTTTCGACATCCCAGAGTTGGACACCCAACACAATTTCCCCCCCTCTAACTCCACTTCTTTGAACACCAATACTACTCGATATCCTAAGGACACCAATCATTCTTCCAATGCTCAGGGCAATATGCCATCACAACCCAATGGTGGTGCCACAAATTCAAGCCACACAATTGAAATTTCCAACAACACTCAGCCCCTGCTAACATCTGATGACAGTTTTTACGAGGATTGTGATATCTTCGATGGTGAATGGGTGAGGGATGATTCAAAGCCATATTATCCTTTAGGTTCTTGCCCTTTCATTGATAGGGACTTCGATTGTGATCTTAATAAAAGGCCAGACGATGGATATGTGAAATGGAAATGGCAGCCATATGGGTGTAACATTCCAAG TCTGAATGCAACACATTTTCTAGAGGTGTTGAGAGGAAGGAGTCTGGTGTTTGTTGGGGATTCATTGAATAGGAACATGTGGGAGTCTCTCGTCTGCATTCTTCGTCATAGTGTAAGCGACAAGAAAAAAGTGTATGAGATATCCGGAAGGACAGAGTTCAAGAAGAAGGGCTTCTACGCCTTCCGTTTCGAG GACTACAATTGTTCCGTGGATTTTGTTAGTTCTCCATTCCTAGTTAGGGAGTCTTCgttcaaaagaaagaatggaaCCATCGAGACATTAAGATTGGATCTAATGGACCCAACAACCGAAATGTATCGGGATTCCGATGTTTTGGTCTTTAATACAGGCCATTGGTGGACTCATGATAAAACATCGAGGGG AGAAGACTATTACCAAGAAGGTAACCATGTGCACTCAAAACTCAAGGTGTTGGAAGCGTTTAAGAGGGCTCTCACCACTTGGGGTCGATGGATCGACAACAATGTTGATAAAAATCGAACTCTGGTTTTCTTCAGAGGGTATTCATATTCTCATTTCAG TGGTGGCGAGTGGAACTCTGGAGGGCAATGCAACATTGAAACGGAACcaatttataacaaaacacaCTTGGGCAAATACCCTAAGAAAATGAGGGCTCTGGAATATGTGATTCAGGAGATGAAAACGCCAGTGTCATACTTAAACATAACCAGGCTCACTCACTATCGGAAGGACGCACACCCTTCAATTTATAGAATGGAGTACAAGACAGAAGCAGAAAAACGTGCAGGCCTGCGAGTTCAAGATTGTAGCCATTGGTGCTTGCCCGGGGTACCTGATACTTGGAACGAGCTGCTTTATGCATCTGTTTTAAGGATGGCAAAGAGATATTGGAACAACTAA